The following are encoded together in the Triticum dicoccoides isolate Atlit2015 ecotype Zavitan chromosome 6B, WEW_v2.0, whole genome shotgun sequence genome:
- the LOC119321419 gene encoding expansin-B11-like produces the protein MAKSFTLLALLSALVVLSLLVSPIACSRKLPRPAIKAHKNHTASTPSSFAAYGSGGWLAGGATYYGAPNGDGSDGGACGYQSAVGNRPFSSMIAAGNPSLYRDGKGCGACYEVKCTGNQACSGQPATVVITDKCPAGAACLGEAAHFDMSGTSMGAMAKPGMADKLRAGGIIKIQYKRVPCKYPGMNIAFKVDQGSNPYYLEVLIEFEDDDGDLNAVDLMEANCGTWTPMAQNWGALYRLNSNTGKPLRGPFSLRLTSDSGRKLVVNNVIPASWTAGATYRSLVNYP, from the exons ATGGCGAAATCTTTCACCTTATTAGCGCTACTTAGCGCACTGGTTGTGCTCTCACTTCTTGTGAGCCCCATTGCTTGTTCTCGCAAGCTCCCCAGGCCTGCAATCAAGGCCCACAAGAACCACACCGCTTCTACCCCCTCGTCGTTTGCCGCTTATGGCTCCGGCGGCTGGTTAGCCGGCGGCGCGACGTATTACGGCGCCCCCAACGGCGACGGAAGCGACG GTGGCGCGTGTGGCTACCAGAGCGCTGTGGGGAACCGGCCGTTCTCGTCGATGATCGCCGCCGGCAACCCGTCGCTCTACAGAGATGGCAAGGGCTGCGGAGCGTGCTACGAG GTTAAATGCACAGGCAACCAGGCATGCTCCGGCCAGCCGGCGACCGTCGTCATCACCGACAAGTGCCCCGCCGGGGCCGCCTGCCTCGGTGAGGCCGCACACTTCGACATGAGCGGCACCTCCATGGGCGCCATGGCGAAGCCTGGCATGGCCGACAAACTCCGGGCCGGCGGTATCATCAAGATCCAGTACAAGAG GGTGCCATGCAAGTATCCTGGCATGAACATTGCCTTCAAGGTGGACCAGGGCTCCAACCCCTACTACCTGGAGGTCCTGATCGAGTTCGAGGACGACGACGGCGACCTCAACGCCGTGGACCTCATGGAGGCCAACTGCGGCACCTGGACGCCCATGGCGCAGAACTGGGGCGCGCTGTACCGCCTCAACTCCAACACCGGCAAGCCGCTGCGCGGGCCCTTCTCGCTCCGGCTCACCTCCGACTCCGGCAGGAAGCTCGTCGTCAACAACGTCATCCCCGCCAGCTGGACGGCCGGAGCCACCTACCGCTCCTTGGTTAACTACCCCTAA